The following DNA comes from Alphaproteobacteria bacterium HT1-32.
CTGCCAGCACCAGCGCGATGGCAATCAGCGCACCGCCGACTTCATCCATTGTCTTGTGTGCGGCCTCTTTCGGCGACAGGCCATCCTGCAGATTTCGTTCGATATTCTCGACCACGACAATCGCATCATCGACCACGATACCGATTGCCAGCACCATTCCGAAAAGGGTCAGATTGTTAATGGAATATCCAAGCGCCGACATCATGGCAAAAGTACCAATCAGCGAAATCGGGATAGCCAGAATCGGGATGATTGAAGCGCGCCAGGATTGCAGGAATAGAATAACCACGAGCACGACCAGCAGGATGGCTTCATAGATCGTCATTTCAACGGCATCGACTGATTTCGCAATATAGGCCGTCGGATCATAAATGATGTCATAGGCCAGTCCGTCCGGGAAATTCGCCGACGCTTCTTTCATCAGCGCCCGCACTTCAGACGCAGCTTCCAGTGCATTTGATCCCGGTCGCTGGAAGATGGCGATGGCAACAGCCGGGTCGGTTCCCAGATAGGCCAGCGAATTATAATCACGCGCGCCGAGTTCGATCCGCGCCACATCACCGAGCCGCGTTACCTTTCCGCCGCTTCCGGCTTTCACGATAATGCGTTCGAACTGCTTTACATCTTCCAGCCTGCCCTGTGTTTCGACGGCAAGCTGGAAAGCCCCGGGATTGGTGACCGGCGCCTGATTCAGCGAACCGGCAGCCACCTGTACATTCTGCGCCCGTACGGCCTCGACAACATCACTGGCCGTCATATCCAGTTCGGCAATCCGTTCCGGGTTCAGCCAGATCCGCATCGAATAATCGCTGCCACCAAACAGCTGAACCTGCCCGACACCTGAAAGCCGGAGCATGCGGTCTTCAATCTGAAGCGAGGCATAGTTCGAGACATAGAGTGAATCGAGCTTTTCCCCCGGCGAATACATATGCACGACCATCATCAGGTCGGGGGAATTCTTGCGCGTTGTCACACCAAGGCGACGAACTGATTCAGGCAGGCGGGCTTCTGCAATCGCCACCCGGTTCTGCACAAGCACCTGTGCCGCATCGAGATCAGTGCCGAGTTCAAAGGTAACCGTGATGGTTACCGAACCGTCACCTGTCGATTGTGACGACAGATACAGCATGCCCTGAACGCCGTTGATCTCTTCCTCCAGCGGGCTGGCAACCGTGTTCGCCAATGTCTCTGCTGACGCACCGGGATAGCTGGCACGGACCTGAATTGTCGGCGGTGCAATTTCCGGATATTGCGCAATCGGCAGTGACATGGCGGAGATGCCGCCGATCAGGACGATGAAGATCGAAACAACCGTCGAGAAGATCGGACGGTCGACGAAAAAATGTGCGAATTTCATGAGTTTTGCTCTTTCCCGCCGGCCTTACTGACCCGGCTGGCCATTCGGCCAGGGTTCAATCTTAACCTCATTCGGCGTAACCGGCTGACCAAATCTGGCCCGCAGGACACCGTTGACAATGATCCGGTCGGTCTTCTCCAGACCCTTGCGGATAATGCGCAGCCCCAGTTCATTCGGCCCGACCCGGACCACCTTCGGCTGGACCAGGTTGTTCTCATCCAGTGTCAGGATAAGCTTCCGTGACTGGTCGGATACGATTGCGGATTCAGGCACCAGAATGGCTTCATAAACGGATGACCCCGGAAGCCGCAGCCGGCCAAACTGACCGGGCAGTAAAAAACCGTCATCGTTCGGCAAGGTCGCCCGCACCCGGATCGTTCCGGTGCCTGCGTCAATGGCACTATCGACGAAATCAATCCGCCCCTTGTAGGACCAGACGTCTTCATCCGGCAGGCGCACTTCAATTTCGGTGCCACCATCTCTGGTCGACTTCAGATCGCCACGCCGGTTGGCCCGTTCATAGCTGAGATATTCCGTCTCGCTCATGTCGAATTCAAAATGGATCGGATCAAAGGCGACGATCCTGGTCAGGAGGGTGGTCGTGCCCGAGCCCGAAACCAGATTCCCCACATCGACACGGCTGTCTGAAATACGTCCGCTGATCGGTGCCCGGACTTCAGCAAACTCGATGTCCAGCTGCGCAGAGCGCAAGTCAGCTTCTGCTGCGGCAATATCAGCCGAAGCCACCAGACGGTCGCTGATCCGCTGTTCCAGGGTTGCCTTTGGCAGGGTGCCGCGGGTTACCAGTTGCTGGCCACGCTCCACTTCCTGATTGGCAAACTGGTATCTGGCGCGGGCTGACGCCAGCTCTGCCACAGCCCGCGACTTCGCCGCCTCAAACGGGCGCTTGTCGATACTGAACAGCAGATCGCCGGTCTGTACCATCTGACCGTCCCGGAAATGCACCGCTTCAACATAACCACTGACCCGCGGACGTATTTCAACATCCTGAGAGGCATGGAACCGCCCGTTGAACTCATCCCATTCGATAATTTCCTTGGCCAGCGGGGCTGCCACATCAACTGCCGGAGGGGGAGGTGCCGAGGGCGCAGCCGCACTGTTGGAAGACTGATCGTCACAGGCGGTCAATGCCACAAGAGCCAGGGGCAGAACAACAAACAGACGCGCGCGCATCCAGCATACTCCAAAATAGATTACATCATTTGTTGCAGCACAATGTGAGGTCAGCCGGGCAAATTGCCATCCTTCAGACCAAGATTTTATTGCAATGCAGCAATAGACTGTACTGTCTAGTTTACTTTGTCAACTCGACGATGCCAGCAATGATGCATTGCCGCCCGCTGCTGTGGTATCGATGCACAGATGACGTTCGTGGATAAATACGCTTTCCATTCCCGGTTCCGTTGACAGTTGCGGCAACGGCCCCTTGCCATCGGACAGCAGTTTCCGAATCTTGCCAACTGACAGCTGGTCACCCCAGAAACAGACGGCACTGACACCCCGAAGTTCGGACAGTTGTTCCGGTGACAGTTTGCCGTTGATGACCAGCGCACCCTTGATCTCCGTCAGACCGGGAGTGACAGCAACAACGGCACAGCCGCTGGACAGTGCTTCTTCTGCCTGCAACTTCGCCGCCTCTATTCCCGGACCAAGACAGAGCACGGTTCCCCGGCAATAGACTGACAGCCGGTTGGACTCGCCCGTCGGGCCAGGCAGGTCATGCCTGCGTATCGCGTCATGCACAGGCTTCACAGAAGCATCAAGAAGCTTCTGGACCGCCGCAACGCGGACCGCAGCGCCCCCGGCGTCTTCAGCTTCAAGATCAGCCAGCCGGGTAAACCGCGGCAGATAATTCGGTCCACCGGCCTTCGGGCCAGTGCCCGACAGTCCTTCTCCGCCAAATGGCTGAGACCCGACGATGGCCCCGATCTGATTACGGTTCACATACAGATTTCCCGCCTGCACCCGTTCGATGACCTGCTGAACACGGTCATCAATCCTGGTATGCAGACCAAAGGTCAGACCATATCCGGTTGCGTTGACCGCATCGACAACCTCGTCAATCTCATCGGCTTCAAATGTCGCCACATGCAGAACCGGACCAAAAATCTCTTCCTCAAGGTCCGCAATACCATTGATACTGATCACCGCCGGTGCGACGAAAGTGCCACCAGACGGGACTTCGAGGCGCTTCATCAACCGGCCTTCGACAGCCGCCATTTCCACATGTGATTCAATTTTTTCCAGCGCCTCCCGGTCGATGACCGGGCCGACATCCGTTGCCAGGTCCCAGGGCGCACCAATCAGAAGCTCATCCATCGCCCCGAACAGCATTTCCAGCAGCTTCTGGGCGACATCTTTCTGGACATATAAAACCCGAAGTGCCGAACAACGCTGCCCCGCGCTCTGGAAAGCCGAAGCGACGATATCCCGGACCGCCTGCTCCGGCAGCGCCGTGGAATCGACAATCATCGCATTCAGCCCACCCGTTTCCGCAATCAGCGGCGCCTTCGGGTTACCCGTGGCCACCATCGACCTGTTGATGATCCGGGCAGTCTGGGTCGAACCGGTAAAACAGAACCCGTCAATTTCCGGCGCCCCGGCCAGTGCTGCACCGACGGTCGGACCATCGCCCGGGATCAGTTGCAGGGTCGCCGCAGGCACACCGGCCTGATGCAGTAACTCCACAGCCCGTGAGGCAATCAGCGGCGTCTGTTCCGCTGGTTTGGCGACCACCGCATTACCGGCAGCAAGTGCCGCCGACAACTGACCGGTAAAGATCGCCAGCGGGAAATTCCAGGGCGATACACAGGCAAATACTCCCCGTGCCTGCCGGTCAGCACCCAGCGTTTCTGCCTGCACCGCGTAATAGCGCAGAAAATCGACAGCCTCGCGGATTTCGGCAACACAGTCGGACTGGGTCTTGCCCGCTTCCCGTGCCAGCAGCGCAAACATCTCGCCCGCATGCTCTTCGTACAGATCAGCCGCTTTGTTCAGAATCGCCCCGCGTTCGCCCGGCGTTATGGACGACCAGCCGGCCATTGCTGAACGGGCATCCTCAAGCGCGCCGGCAACTGTTGCGGCGTCGCCTGTTGTGACATGCCCGACTATATCCTGATGATTGGCCGGATTGATGATCTCAACTGTCTCACCCCCGGTTGCAGCCCGGACAGTTATTGGCTTTGCCTGCCACTGGTGATTTTCCCAGCGGGACCGGCTCTCCTCTATGTCCGCCAGATCATCCAGATCGGTCAGATCCCAGCCACGGGCATTTACCCGGCCAGCCCCGTACAGGGCCTTTGGCTGGCGGATATTCGGATTTGCCTGATTGTCACCAAGCTTCTCAACCGCAGAAAACGGATCCGTCGAAATTGCTTCAGGAGACAGCGTCTCATCGACAATCTGGTTCACAAAGGAACTGTTGGCACCGTTCTCCAGCAGCCGCCGCACCAGATAGGCCAGCAAATCCTCATGCGCGCCAACCGGCGCATAAATGCGACAGCGGGTTCCAGCCTCACCGAGCACCACATTATGCAATGACTCGCCCATGCCATGCAGACGCTGAAATTCAAACGCCTGCCCTTCTTCTGCCATTTCCAGAACTGCCGCCACGGTATGGGCATTATGGGTCGCAAACTGCGGATAGATACGGTCTGTCATGCCCAGCAGACGGCGGGCACAGGCGATATAGCTGACATCCGTTGAGGTCTTGCGGGTAAAAACCGGAAAGCCATCAAGACCCAGTGTCTGTGCCCGTTTGATTTCAGTATCCCAGTAGGCCCCCTTGACGAGACGCACCATAATCCGGCGGTTCAGCAGTCCGGCAAGCTCATACAACCAGCTGATGACGTGGGACGCCCGTGGTCCGTATGCCTGCACCACCACCCCGAAACCATCCCAGCCTTTCAGCGCCGGATCTGACAGAATGGCCGCAATCACACCCAGCGACAGGTCGAGGCGATCTGCTTCCTCCGCATCAATGTTGAAGCCCATACCGGCAGACTTCGCCAGCAGGGCCAGTGAGCGGGCACGGGCAACCAGTTCAGACATTACCCGTTCACGCTGGGCAACTTCATAGCGCGGATGCAGCGCCGACAGCTTGACGGAAATACCGGGATTCTCGCGAATGTCCTTCGACTTGCAGGCACCGGCCAGCGCCGTGATCGCATCGGAATAAGACAGATGATACCGTCTGGCGTCCCCTTCGGTCCGGGCGGCTTCACCCAGCATGTCATAGGAATAGGTATAGCCCTTCTTCTCCATACGGGCGGCCCGGTCACGGGCAGATTCGATCGACTGGCCAAGCACAAACTGGCTGCCCAGATCCCGCATGGCATGGCTGACCGCCGTGCGGATCACCGGCTCTCCCAGCCGCTTCACCGCGCCGCGCAATGTTGCCGCAAGTCCGCGATTGCTTTCCTTCAGCACCTTGCCGGTCAGCAGCAACGCCCATGTCGAGGCATTGACCAGCGGAGAACTGGAATGGCCGATATGCTTCCCCCAGTCGGACGGCGCAATCTTGTCTTCAATCAGCGCCTCAATGGTTTCCTCGTCCGGCACCCGCAGCAGCGCCTCTGCCAGACACATCAGGGCAACGCCTTCCTGTGTCGACAGTCCGTATTCAGCGAGGAACACTTCCATCAGTCCGGGATCGGACCTGTCGCGAACCTTTTGTATCAGGTCTGCGCCACGTCGGCAGATCGCCTGACGAACATCCGCATCAAGACCGGCCATCCGGACCAGGTCGCTGACCACCTTCGCTTCATCAGGAAGATTTGTTGCCCGGATTTTCTGCCGTAATTCCGTGAGATGATCTGAAGACACCGACATCGCTAGCACTCCCAAAGGACCAATCTCCGGACTTTAGCAGAGCTTTTGTTTTCATGCCGTCCAAAGGCGTCTATCATTTCAGGCAATTCGGCTAAATTTATCCTGATAAATGAGCACAAATGATCGATTCAAAACAGATCAGCAGTGAATTTGACCGGTATGATCGCAAGATACTGGAGATACTGGCTGAAAATGGCCGCCTCACGATCACCGAACTTGCAGACCGGATCGGGCTGTCAAAAACCCCCTGTCAGAACCGGGTAAGACGACTGGAAAAAGACGGCGTGATACGGGGCTATCGTGCCATTCTGGACCCGGTATCCATGGGTGCTGCCCATATCGCCTTTGTCGAGGTTCAGTTGTCTGACACCCGCGAGGCAGCACTCCGTGCCTTCAATGTCGCCGTGCAGGGGCTGCGACCGGTTGAAAGCTGCCACATGATCGCCGGTGGCTTCGATTATCTGCTGAAAGTCAGAACCCGCGATATCGCCAGCTATCGTAAGTTCCTCGGAGAGACACTCTCCGCCCTGCCGAACGTCGCACAAACCCGGACATATGTCGTGATGGAAGCAGTAAAGGATACCGGCGCCTGAGTGACGGCTCTGATTTTCCGGTCGCACCGAAAGGTTTCCCCCGCTAGCATTGACCCTCACCCTGCCTGCGCGAATTAAATCCCCGGACCTGATCAGATGTTCTCCCTGACAACGACTGTTGCCCTTACGGTTGCCATGCTGGCCACCTCTCTTCTGTCGGGCATCTTCGGAATGGCGGGTGGCATGATACTGATGGGCATCCTGATTGCCCTGCTGCCGCTGCCTGCCGCCATGGTTCTGCACGGGGTATCACAGCTTGCTTCAAACGGCTGGCGGGCATGGCTCTGGCGTCACCACGTCAATCCCCGGATCGCCATCGAATATATTATCGGTGCCGTCATCGCTCTCAGCCTCAGCCTGCTGGTCAAATATGTTCCGGAAAAACCTTATGCGCTGATCTCCCTCGGTCTGCTGCCCTTCATCGCCCGCGCAATACCTGACCGGCTGACCCCGGACATGATGAAACGGGGACATTCCGTTCTCTGCGGCATCATCTGCGTCACCGTACAGATCACCACCGGCATCGCCGGCCCCATTCTGGATACCTACTTCATCCGTTCCGGCCTCGACCGCAAAGCCATCGTTGCCACCAAAGCCAGTGTTCAGGTCTTCGGCCATATATCGAAGCTGATCTATTTCGGCGCACTGATTGACGAGGCCGCCGGCGTCGACCCAGTCCTTGCAGCCATTGCCATCGTCTGCGCCGTCGTCGGCACCACGCTTGCCAGCCGGGTGCTGGAGGTGATGACAGAAGCCCAGTTCAGAAAATGGACCAATCTGATCATCACCTGCGTCGCACTGACCTATATCGCCAACGGCCTCTGGCTGCTGATCCGGTAACGACTGCCACCCGGTTTCCTGAACCCGGCGGCGATTGCCTAAAGTTTCAGGCCGCAGCTTTCAAACGCCGCTTTCGTTGCCGCTTTCTCAGCATCCGTCAGTTGCAGCAACGGCTTGCGAACCGGGCCACCGGCCTGGCCCAGCAGTTCCTGCCAGTATTTCTGATGGGCCTGCGGCTTGCCGCCGGGACGGGTATCCTTCAGGGCCTTGCGAACCGGCTCCAGACTGTCCCGAACCTTGCGGGCGGCCTCGACCTCACCTTTGAACGCAAGATCGGTATATTCGCGCATCCGCTTGTCGTTCTTGGTCTGAAGCAGATAAGGCGGTGACGAGCAGAGGTAGAGACGCCAGTTAAGCTCGACGATATTATCAAACCATTCATCTTCCGACGCGGTGCTGACAATCAGCTTGTCACCGGCAAGGCGGGTCAGTTCCTTATACATCTCGCGCTCAACGCTGTATTTGATCGCGACGATATTCGGCAGATCAGCGATCCGGGCGCAGAGTTCCGGGCTCATCAGATAGCCGGAGTCCGGGTGGCTCCACATGGCGATACCGATATTCACCTGCTCGGAGACAGCCTTGTAATAGGCCATCAGGGTTTCGTCCTGGTCATGGATGAAATGCAGAATCGGCGCATGAACGACGATGTAGTCGGCCCCGACCGCTTCTGCATGCTTCGCCAGTTCGATCACCGTATCGAAATTCTGGTCAGAGCAGGACATGATCGTCCCGGCAGCGCCGCCAACCTCATCAACCGCAATTTCAAAATTCCGCTTCCGCTCCTCGATCGACATGGAGAAGAACTCGCCCTGTTTACCGGCGATGAAGAAGCCGTCGATCTCCAGATCATCGATCCAGTGCCGCAGATTGGCGCGAAGTCCCGCTTCATTCATGGAAGAATCCGGGTTGAACGGATTCAGGGCAGCAGCCCAGATACCGGTCATATTCTCGCGGGCGTAATCCTTGGCGTCATTGCGGCTGTATTTCATCTGAACGTCCTCTGTCGATCTCTGGTTATTTTGTCCTGACTATGACGATGGCCGAAAATTATGTCGAGACCCCGTTTTGATCTACTGGCGAATTGGCGTTGCACCGTTATGATCGGACATAACATCTATCAGGGAAGGGCAGACCAGCATGCGCATTGGCGAATCACAGGTTCGGGTTGAAGATGACAGGCTGTTACGGGGCGGCGGACGCTACACAGCCGACCACAAGGCAGACGGTGAAGCCCGGATGGTCATCCTGCGCGCACCCCTCGCTGCGGGGCGTATCCTCGAACTGGATATCAGTGACGCACGCGACATGCCGGGTATCATCGACATCATCACCCATGCCGACCTGAAACAGGAAGGCATCGGCCCGATCCTGCCGGTGATCAAACATCCGGCCCCCGATGGCGGTGAGATGTACGCCCCGGAATTCATGCCGCTGGCGGGTGAGCGTGTCATGCATGTGGGCGAGCCGGTTGCGGCGATCATTGCTGAAAGCCTTGCCGAAGCCGAAGCCGCCCTGGAAGCCATCATTCTGGATATTGATGAGGAACCGTCAGTTTGCGATTGTCTGGACGCCATCAAGCCGGATGCGCCGAAAATCTGGCCCGAAAAACCAGACAACAGGGTTTTCCTGTTCGAACAGGGCGATAGCGCGAAGGTCGAGGACGCTTTCTCTAAAGCCGCGCATATTGTTGAAGAGCGTTTTCGTATCACCCGCATTACCGCGGTGGCCATGGAGCCGCGCGCTGCGCTGGCCAGCTATGACGCGGATACCGAACGTTTCAGGCTGGTTCACGGCGCCCAGTCAGCGCACCGGCAGCAGGCCCCCATGGCCGCTATCCTCGGTGTGAAACCGGACCAGCTGCAACTGGTCGTCGCCGATACCGGTGGCGGGTTCGGCATGAAGAATGCCCCTTACGCGGAATATATGCTGTCGCTGATTGCCGCCCGGCGCACCGGCCGCACGATCCGCTGGATTGCGACCCGCCTCGAATCCTTCATGGCCGACGCACAGGCGCGGGATCAGGTCGCCGATGCGGCCCTTGCGTTGGATGCAGACGGCAATTTCATCGGACTTCGGGTAAAAACAGTGGCCGGACTGGGTGCCTATATGGGGCCGATGTCCGGACATCCGCCGACGATGAATGTTGGCAGCCTGTCCGGTGTCTATCGCACCCCGGCCATTCATGTCAGCGTCACCGGCGTCCATACCAACACCATGTATACCGCACCCTATCGTGGGGCCGGGCGACCGGAAGCAACTTACGTCATTGAACGCCTGATCGACATCGCCGCCCGCAAGCTGGGCCGTGACCGGGCCGATATACGCCGTCAGAACATGATCACTGCTGAACAAATGCCCTATGATACGGGTTTTGTTTTCACTTATGATTCCGGCAATTTCCCGGCGGTGCTGGACCGCACACTGGAACTGTCGGACTGGGCGGGATTTGAAGACCGCCGGGCAGAGGCAAAGGCACGGGGAAAACTGCGCGGGATTGGTATCTCCTGCCCGATTGAAATTGCCGGTGGCCCGTTCAACGGACCGGCGCCAGAATTTGCCCGCATCGAACTGACCACTGACGGCAAGGCGACGGCCTTCATCGGCTCTGTCGATTCCGGACAGGGGCATCAGACCGTGTTTCGCCAGATGATCTGCCAGCAACTCGACATCAGTCCGGAAGATGTCACCATCATCTCCGGTGACAGTGACCGGGTCTCGAAAGGGACCGGCAGTTTCGGCTCTCGCTCGATGGGGGCTGCGGGCACTGCCATCAATACAACCGTCCTCGACATTTCCGAGCAGCTGAAGCCGAAAGCCAGCGAAATGCTGGAAACCCATGTCGCTGACATTAACTTCAGTGACGGAACTTTCCGGGTAACCGGAACTGACCGGATGGTGCGGCTGATCGACGTGCTTCAGGAACAGGCCACACCAATAGATGCGGAATCCTTTGTCGGCGCAGACAATGCCACTTTCCCGAACGGATGCCATATCTGCGAAGTCGAGATCGACCCCGACACCGGCGACATGGAGATGAAATCCTATATCGTGGTTGATGATGTCGGCACGGTCATCAACCCGCTGTTGCTGAAAGGCCAGATTCATGGCGGCGTGGCCCAGGGTGCCGGTCAGGCCCTCATGGAGAACATTCATTACGATCCGGACAGCGGCCAGCTGATCTCTGCCTCTTTCATGGATTACGGCATGCCACGGGCTGACACCTTCTCCGAGATCGAGGTCGAGGCGCTTTCAGTCCCGACGAAAGTAAACCCACTCGGTGTAAAGGGTGCCGGTGAAGCCGGTACGGTTGGCGCTCTGCCTGCCTGTGTCAGTGCCGTTTGCGATGCCATTGATGTTGATCATATGGATATGCCGACGACACCGGAGCGGGTCTGGCGGGCCTTGCAAGGTAAAGCCTGATATCGCACCCCGCTTGCGTCGGCTCCGGGGCAAGCGGGCGGTTGAAACGAACAACCTTTTAATCCTCATCATCCCCGGGCGACCGAAAGGCCGGTTGTCCGGGATCTCTGTTACTGGAGAAGACTTCCAGACCTTCCGGTTTTGATGTCCGGGCATCAATGGCCGCTCATTTCCTGAGATCAGCCAACAGTTCAGGGCGTTGACTCCATCGGGCCTTCCTGTTTAATTTCAAATTGTCGACAATCGACTGGACACAGTATGCCATTAGAATTCGAACGTCCGCAGGCGCTTGTGGAAAGCGTGCAGGAAGCCCTGATGAACCTGATCTTCAGTGGTGAACTGAATGCCGGCGAACGGCTGAACGAAGCC
Coding sequences within:
- a CDS encoding dihydrodipicolinate synthase family protein — protein: MKYSRNDAKDYARENMTGIWAAALNPFNPDSSMNEAGLRANLRHWIDDLEIDGFFIAGKQGEFFSMSIEERKRNFEIAVDEVGGAAGTIMSCSDQNFDTVIELAKHAEAVGADYIVVHAPILHFIHDQDETLMAYYKAVSEQVNIGIAMWSHPDSGYLMSPELCARIADLPNIVAIKYSVEREMYKELTRLAGDKLIVSTASEDEWFDNIVELNWRLYLCSSPPYLLQTKNDKRMREYTDLAFKGEVEAARKVRDSLEPVRKALKDTRPGGKPQAHQKYWQELLGQAGGPVRKPLLQLTDAEKAATKAAFESCGLKL
- a CDS encoding winged helix-turn-helix transcriptional regulator, whose protein sequence is MIDSKQISSEFDRYDRKILEILAENGRLTITELADRIGLSKTPCQNRVRRLEKDGVIRGYRAILDPVSMGAAHIAFVEVQLSDTREAALRAFNVAVQGLRPVESCHMIAGGFDYLLKVRTRDIASYRKFLGETLSALPNVAQTRTYVVMEAVKDTGA
- a CDS encoding efflux RND transporter periplasmic adaptor subunit, with product MRARLFVVLPLALVALTACDDQSSNSAAAPSAPPPPAVDVAAPLAKEIIEWDEFNGRFHASQDVEIRPRVSGYVEAVHFRDGQMVQTGDLLFSIDKRPFEAAKSRAVAELASARARYQFANQEVERGQQLVTRGTLPKATLEQRISDRLVASADIAAAEADLRSAQLDIEFAEVRAPISGRISDSRVDVGNLVSGSGTTTLLTRIVAFDPIHFEFDMSETEYLSYERANRRGDLKSTRDGGTEIEVRLPDEDVWSYKGRIDFVDSAIDAGTGTIRVRATLPNDDGFLLPGQFGRLRLPGSSVYEAILVPESAIVSDQSRKLILTLDENNLVQPKVVRVGPNELGLRIIRKGLEKTDRIIVNGVLRARFGQPVTPNEVKIEPWPNGQPGQ
- a CDS encoding molybdopterin-dependent oxidoreductase, whose translation is MRIGESQVRVEDDRLLRGGGRYTADHKADGEARMVILRAPLAAGRILELDISDARDMPGIIDIITHADLKQEGIGPILPVIKHPAPDGGEMYAPEFMPLAGERVMHVGEPVAAIIAESLAEAEAALEAIILDIDEEPSVCDCLDAIKPDAPKIWPEKPDNRVFLFEQGDSAKVEDAFSKAAHIVEERFRITRITAVAMEPRAALASYDADTERFRLVHGAQSAHRQQAPMAAILGVKPDQLQLVVADTGGGFGMKNAPYAEYMLSLIAARRTGRTIRWIATRLESFMADAQARDQVADAALALDADGNFIGLRVKTVAGLGAYMGPMSGHPPTMNVGSLSGVYRTPAIHVSVTGVHTNTMYTAPYRGAGRPEATYVIERLIDIAARKLGRDRADIRRQNMITAEQMPYDTGFVFTYDSGNFPAVLDRTLELSDWAGFEDRRAEAKARGKLRGIGISCPIEIAGGPFNGPAPEFARIELTTDGKATAFIGSVDSGQGHQTVFRQMICQQLDISPEDVTIISGDSDRVSKGTGSFGSRSMGAAGTAINTTVLDISEQLKPKASEMLETHVADINFSDGTFRVTGTDRMVRLIDVLQEQATPIDAESFVGADNATFPNGCHICEVEIDPDTGDMEMKSYIVVDDVGTVINPLLLKGQIHGGVAQGAGQALMENIHYDPDSGQLISASFMDYGMPRADTFSEIEVEALSVPTKVNPLGVKGAGEAGTVGALPACVSAVCDAIDVDHMDMPTTPERVWRALQGKA
- a CDS encoding TSUP family transporter, producing the protein MFSLTTTVALTVAMLATSLLSGIFGMAGGMILMGILIALLPLPAAMVLHGVSQLASNGWRAWLWRHHVNPRIAIEYIIGAVIALSLSLLVKYVPEKPYALISLGLLPFIARAIPDRLTPDMMKRGHSVLCGIICVTVQITTGIAGPILDTYFIRSGLDRKAIVATKASVQVFGHISKLIYFGALIDEAAGVDPVLAAIAIVCAVVGTTLASRVLEVMTEAQFRKWTNLIITCVALTYIANGLWLLIR
- the putA gene encoding bifunctional proline dehydrogenase/L-glutamate gamma-semialdehyde dehydrogenase PutA yields the protein MSVSSDHLTELRQKIRATNLPDEAKVVSDLVRMAGLDADVRQAICRRGADLIQKVRDRSDPGLMEVFLAEYGLSTQEGVALMCLAEALLRVPDEETIEALIEDKIAPSDWGKHIGHSSSPLVNASTWALLLTGKVLKESNRGLAATLRGAVKRLGEPVIRTAVSHAMRDLGSQFVLGQSIESARDRAARMEKKGYTYSYDMLGEAARTEGDARRYHLSYSDAITALAGACKSKDIRENPGISVKLSALHPRYEVAQRERVMSELVARARSLALLAKSAGMGFNIDAEEADRLDLSLGVIAAILSDPALKGWDGFGVVVQAYGPRASHVISWLYELAGLLNRRIMVRLVKGAYWDTEIKRAQTLGLDGFPVFTRKTSTDVSYIACARRLLGMTDRIYPQFATHNAHTVAAVLEMAEEGQAFEFQRLHGMGESLHNVVLGEAGTRCRIYAPVGAHEDLLAYLVRRLLENGANSSFVNQIVDETLSPEAISTDPFSAVEKLGDNQANPNIRQPKALYGAGRVNARGWDLTDLDDLADIEESRSRWENHQWQAKPITVRAATGGETVEIINPANHQDIVGHVTTGDAATVAGALEDARSAMAGWSSITPGERGAILNKAADLYEEHAGEMFALLAREAGKTQSDCVAEIREAVDFLRYYAVQAETLGADRQARGVFACVSPWNFPLAIFTGQLSAALAAGNAVVAKPAEQTPLIASRAVELLHQAGVPAATLQLIPGDGPTVGAALAGAPEIDGFCFTGSTQTARIINRSMVATGNPKAPLIAETGGLNAMIVDSTALPEQAVRDIVASAFQSAGQRCSALRVLYVQKDVAQKLLEMLFGAMDELLIGAPWDLATDVGPVIDREALEKIESHVEMAAVEGRLMKRLEVPSGGTFVAPAVISINGIADLEEEIFGPVLHVATFEADEIDEVVDAVNATGYGLTFGLHTRIDDRVQQVIERVQAGNLYVNRNQIGAIVGSQPFGGEGLSGTGPKAGGPNYLPRFTRLADLEAEDAGGAAVRVAAVQKLLDASVKPVHDAIRRHDLPGPTGESNRLSVYCRGTVLCLGPGIEAAKLQAEEALSSGCAVVAVTPGLTEIKGALVINGKLSPEQLSELRGVSAVCFWGDQLSVGKIRKLLSDGKGPLPQLSTEPGMESVFIHERHLCIDTTAAGGNASLLASSS